In Penaeus monodon isolate SGIC_2016 chromosome 15, NSTDA_Pmon_1, whole genome shotgun sequence, a genomic segment contains:
- the LOC119581768 gene encoding G patch domain-containing protein 11-like (The sequence of the model RefSeq protein was modified relative to this genomic sequence to represent the inferred CDS: added 64 bases not found in genome assembly) — translation MADSEEEIDYMSEDFLAQCVGNNDVRPGLLFSHSSKRKAQIDKQRKHKNESNRERFKPVKQVQQERLQEGLNTALDSSNKGFSMLQKMGYKPGSSLGKQGQGKLEPIAVELKADRVGLGWQEMISEHRKKQQEIKRQKQEKHKEEIDPEKFRARMRNQQQEKLINADLMKSQRICHQMDSKAELNEPVEPWFWPKYALKKESEEDEEEEEEVEEELEFEPEEQLNILTAYLKATYCYCIWCGTVYDDERDFKQNCPGQTRADHDD, via the exons ATGGCAGATAGCGAAGAGGAAATCGACTACATGTCAGAGGATTTTCTGGCGCAGTG tgtagGTAATAATGATGTACGTCCTGGCTTGCTCTTTTCACACTCATCAAAGAGGAAAGCTCAAATTGATAAACAGAGAAAGCATAAGAATGAATCAAATCGTGAACGATTCAAACCTGTGAAACAAGTCCAGCAAGAACGGCTGCAAGAGGGCCTTAATACAGCATTGGATTCCTCAAACAAAGGGTTTTCAATGCTTCAAAAAATGGGATATAAGCCTGGATCTAGTCTTGGAAAGCAAG gccAGGGAAAACTAGAACCAATTGCTGTGGAGCTAAAGGCAGACAGAGTTGGGCTGGGATGGCAGGAGATGATTTCTGAACACAGAAAGAAGCAACaggagataaaaagacaaaaacaagaaaaacacaaagaagaaataGACCCAGAGAAGTTCAG AGCTAGGATGCGCAATCAACAGCAAGAAAAGTTGATTAATGCCGACTTGATGAAGAGTCAGCGAATCTGCCATCAAATGGACTCAAAAGCT GAATTAAATGAACCTGTGGAACCATGGTTTTGGCCAAAGTATGCTTT CCAGAAGAACAGTTGAACATCCTTACTGCATATCTCAAGGCAACTTATTGTTACTGCATTTGGTGTGGAACAgtatatgatgatgaaagagacTTCAAGCAAAACTGCCCTGGACAAACAAGAGCAGATCATGATGATTAA
- the LOC119581769 gene encoding LOW QUALITY PROTEIN: uncharacterized protein LOC119581769 (The sequence of the model RefSeq protein was modified relative to this genomic sequence to represent the inferred CDS: inserted 1 base in 1 codon; added 4 bases not found in genome assembly), with translation MVKSSTTKPGLPSGKAKSSVTPTEGDASQAKARGPPVEELVPPDGGWGWFIVLGSGIMQFVLPSLSTCFGLIYVHLVASGYTNSQVSPIPGLMFGMACLTGPVATSLSRYYSHRRLSITGICLTVMGIFLCSFWDDLYWYYVCFGVIGGVGNGLANPHGFILGQMYFRRRRVAANALSMLGASLGFMVMPPLVRFLANTYAHQGALLLWSAILLHGFVGAALYQPVEWHLKPNPLANVRLVKARPCQEESHVADADDEEAEDGSQDDSYPSESGGEYEEGDEESLEQGVAHDHPDPQRRRESAASKGEAEVFLGRQSSEKPLGGGRRRLSSCTRTSVRNSLYSSCDVIDQFGGALSVETERLKDVYVEVVEIAQEKPTEPQPILLCGLKFPRFSDILNFRILFHPMFLISSISSIANRMVYMNFVTYIPALGVDLGMQNEAPFLLTMISVADLVAKGIMSLVSDRGWCQRRYFAISAGVLASVTASLVPQTWNFTSLASCCALYGFSXGVMVSVSPILLVEYLGLKLLPYSFGLLLFMNGVASLVIFPLTGYINDRMANYTTIYYLLGGLSLMPSVLWSLVPFVNQDKIRNLV, from the exons TGAAATCATCCACAACCAAACCGGGACTTCCTTCAGGTAAAGCCAAGAGCAGCGTAACCCCCACTGAAGGAGATGCGTCTCAGGCGAAGGCGAGAGGACCCCCTGTCGAGGAGCTGGTGCCCCCAGATGGCGGCTGGGGTTGGTTCATCGTGCTTGGTAGTGGTATCATGCAG TTTGTATTGCCGAGTCTCTCGACCTGCTTCGGCCTGATCTACGTGCACCTGGTGGCGTCCGGATACACGAACAGCCAGGTGTCGCCCATTCCCGGCCTGATGTTCGGAATGGCGTGCCTAACAG GTCCCGTAGCAACAAGTCTCTCCCGTTACTATAGTCACCGGCGTCTGAGTATCACTGGGATCTGCCTCACGGTGATGGGCATCTTCCTGTGTTCCTTCTGGGATGACCTCTATTGGTACTATGTCTGCTTTGGGGTCATTGGGG GCGTGGGCAACGGCCTGGCGAATCCCCACGGCTTCATCCTGGGCCAGATGTACTTCCGCCGAAGGAGGGTGGCCGCCAACGCCCTCTCGATGCTGGGAGCCTCGCTGGGTTTCATGGTGATGCCGCCCCTCGTCAGGTTCCTCGCCAACACGTACGCCCACCAGGGCGCCCTCCTGCTGTGGTCGGCTATCCTGCTGCACGGCTTCGTGGGCGCCGCTCTCTACCAGCCGGTCGAGTGGCACTTGAAGCCCAACCCTCTGGCCAACGTTCGCCTGGTCAAGGCCAGGCCGTGCCAGGAAGAGAGCCATGTCGCTGATGCTGACGATGAAGAAGCAGAGGATGGCAGTCAGGATGACTCATATCCCAGCGAGAGTGGAGGTGAATAtgaagagggggatgaagaaagCCTTGAGCAAGGCGTCGCTCACGATCACCCTGACCCCCAAAGACGCCGAGAATCCGCCGCGTCCAAGGGGGAAGCGGAGGTGTTCCTCGGCAGACAGAGCAGTGAGAAGCCCCTGGGAGGAGGCAGACGCAGGCTCAGCAGTTGTACCAGAACCTCCGTTCGAAACAGTTTGTACAGTTCGTGTGACGTCATCGACCAGTTCGGCGGCGCTCTCTCTGTCGAAACGGAAAGACTGAAAGATGTGTATGTTGAAGTTGTGGAAATCGCTCAAGAGAAGCCGACAGAACCGCAGCCCATTCTCCTGTGTGGGCTGAAGTTTCCTCGGTTTTCTGATATTCTGAATTTTAGGATATTGTTCCACCCCATGTTCCTCATCTCGTCCATATCTAGCATCGCTAACAGAATG GTATACATGAACTTTGTCACATACATCCCGGCTTTGGGAGTAGACCTGGGCATGCAGAACGAGGCGCCCTTCCTGCTCACCATGATCTCGGTGGCTGACCTCGTCGCCAAAGGAATCATGTCCCTCGTCAGCGACCGCGGGTGGTGCCAGCGCCGCTACTTCGCCATCAGCGCCGGCGTCCTTGCTTCTGTGACGGCCTCGC TGGTGCCCCAAACGTGGAACTTCACAAGCCTTGCCTCCTGCTGCGCCCTCTACGGATTCA CTGGTGTGATGGTGTCCGTGTCTCCCATCCTGCTGGTGGAATACCTCGGCCTCAAGCTTCTTCCTTACTCGTTCGGTCTCCTCCTCTTCATGAATGGAGTGGCATCACTGGTCATTTTCCCTCTTACTG GTTACATCAACGATAGAATGGCTAACTACACAACAATCTATTACTTGCTGGGAGGCCTTTCGCTGATGCCGTCCGTTCTGTGGAGTCTCGTGCCCTTCGTCAACCAAGACAAGATCAGAAACCTTGTCTGA